The nucleotide sequence ACTTTACACACTCCAACTTTATTACGGAACTTGGCCATCCACAAGGTGGCTGAACTGTTTCAGCACTCAGACTAGTGTCTGGAGGACATAGTGGCCCTCTGGGAAGATAATTCCTTCCACCATAAAGGAATTTGGTGGCTTTGATCAAGCCATGTTCTCTTGGCTCAGTTTCCcatttataaaataaacaaagttGTGATTGATTTCAAACAGAATATAGACCATCATCTTCACATGCTGTTGACTTTTTATCATGTATCTGtctgttttcttctctctttttctgttttccctgctccaccttcctcttcatatttaaaaaagaaataatagtGGCGTTTGGGGAATGACTTTCTTGTAAGTCCCAACTTAGCAGCTGGAGGCCAGTGACACATAATACTCCCAATAAAAATGTTCTTATCTTGGAGAAAATGTTATTCTATGATGGTATTTCTAGTCCATTAGGAACTGGGCCAAGATACAGAGCAGCATGCCTGCCAATTACAAAAAGCTTTTATAGTGGATTAGTTGTCTTGCATTGATCATTTTTAATTGGCCAATTAAAATTGTACATTAGTGAGGACATTTAATGAAGTTAACATTTTCACTTTACTATTTAACACAGTTTATTGTTTGGAAACAATTTCCTGGACCACATGCCTCAACTGGGGGGGTTTCCAGCTCTTGAGGCACTCTTCCCAGCTCAAAAGGAGAGGGTAATCCGGGAGCTTGGCAACCATGCAGAGGCCCAGGGGGTAGGAGGCAGCTGTCAACCCTTGGCATCACCATTTCCTCAGCAATGTGCGGCATGCCGCTTCTGGGCTGGTAGGTGCCTTTCTCTACAAAAAAGGCAAGCCATCCTACAGTACCTTTTGCTCCTGGATGGATCCTCCTGCATCAAGCTGCTTTGGAAGAGGATGTCATTATCCAGAAGGAAGGGGTTTGTACCCCATGCAGTGTGGCCAGGGAACATTTATTCCTTAAGACCAAAAAGGTTGGCCATTGCCAACAGTCAGACCTTCACCCCAGCCTGTCTTCTGTATGGCACTGCTACCTGCTTGCTTCCTGATTCAGCAGACTAGAGCAGCCATAGGGAACCTCTGCCCTAATAGAAGTCCTAATTTGGCATGTGAGGGTGTTTCCACCAAGCTACACCCACCTTCCTAAACCTGACATCATAGCATCATGTGTGGGGCAGGTGAAGATGCAGCTCCCTGCCAAAAGGGGAGTTTGCAAGCACCACAGTTCAACTGATCTGCAACACCTGCAAAGCTCTGTGCAGTTGTAAGCACTGATGATCAGTGGTGTTTGTAAAACCCTGTGCATTTGATTTAAAACCAAGCGGGCAAAGGAAGATGCTTCGTTCCCCTGTCAAAATGCCCCAGGGGTTGGGGAAGATAAAGATTCAACCTGCTAGTTCCCTACCCCTGGACTAGAGGCAAAAGTAGTTGAAGGCATTGGGGGGCAGGTAGATGCATACGCACTGAAGTAGGCTTTAAAGTGTAGAGCCTGTAACAGcttctgtttccccctttttagtTTTTATCTCTTTACTCCCTTTTAATATCAACTCCCCTATATTTcttcagaatatggagaaaccgattggttccccatcggaaagggtgtgagacaggggtgtattttatcaccctatttgtttaatctgtacgtagaacatatcatacggaaagcgggattgcgccaagatgaaggaggtgtgaaaattggagggagaaacatcaataatttaagatacgcagacgataccatactcttagcagaaaccagtaatgatttcaaacgaatgctgatgaaagttaaagaggaaagcacaaaagcaggactacagctgaacgtcaaaaagactaaagcaatgacaacagaagatttatgcacctttacagttgacagtgaggacattgagcttgtcaaggattatcaataccttggcacagtcattaaccaaaatggagacaacagtcaagaaatcagaagaaggctaggactggggagggcagatgtgagagaactagaaaaggttctcaaatgcaaagatgtataactgaacactaaagtcaggatcattcagaccatggtattcccgatctctatgtatggatgtgaaagttggacagtgaaaaaggcggataagagaaaaatcaactcagttgaaatgtggtgctggaggagagctttgtgcataccatgaactgcgaaaaagacaaatacttgggtgttagaacaaattaaaccagaactatcactagaagctaaaatgatgaacctgaggttatcttactctggacacattatgagaagacatgattcagtagaaaagacaataatgctgggaaaaacagaagggagtagaaaaagaggaaggccaaacaagagatggattgattccataaaggaagccacagatctgaacagggtggtttatgacggatgctcttggaggtcactgattcatagggtcgccataagtcgtaatcaacttgaaggcacataacaacaacaacatttcttgattgtattttatgtatttttatctgttttaatgtttttgtgattttattgggcATGATGCtactgtgagctgccctgagtgccctattgtaggctAGAAcggcgggacagaaatattttaaataaataaataaattcactaataggcaaaaacccttacggtttaagagtgtacctatagcccacagatatttcatgTTTGAGGCACTCCACCTATTAATCCTAAACTGGGGGCTTTTACGCCACCTGAAATGGGACCTGTGAGGGAGAACTCCCTCCAACTGGCAGCTAAAGCTACCCAATCTGGCTCTctcctttaaaatgttttatcatACACCACCTAAAATTAATTTTCAACCTTTTCTAACATAAACAGTGCCttgatttttaaactagtttgaacttttttagctgtatgtgtgtatggttttaatattggaaatagtttaatcttattttaatgtagactttgtatgtttttaattatatgtatttttatctggaagccgccatggcggagtataaataaagatgatataataataataataataataataataataataataataataataattgattcCTGTTTCCCACCTATTAAGGAACCTTTGTGTGTTTTGCCTAAGGATTGAAACAGACCTGAATAATAGCCAGTTATTGTCGTTCCAAAGATTGCTTATTCCCAGCAGGTTTTGGTGTAACTCAATACTTTGGTGTAGCCCAATTTGAAAATCTGCTATCTGCACCCCTAAAGACTGACTAGATGCAGATTCCATGGATTCAACACCAGCCAACTTTTCTCTTTTCCCATCCATCACTGGTTTGTTTACCATCTAGCCTGattaagagttctggagaacttgaaagcttgcaactgttttgtgatattttggatGGCCTAATAATGATAGTGCCCAAATACGGATTTTGGAATCCATGTGTTTAAGAAGTCCAGGTAATTAAAGAGGTACAACTGGAGGGTATGCAGCTGGAGTTCCTTGAAGGAAGGAACATCTCTTTTCTTTTGAATATGGAATGCCCTTCAGGTAGAACTCTCACCTCAGTATACAGTGATAAACAACTGATGAAAATTATATGACACAAAAGCACATTCTGAAACCAGTGAAAAAGCCAACCTGTGTAAAGAAATACGAAGACACACACTTCCTTCTCAGATGTCACAAGCAGGAGGAAGATGTTTGCTCAGACATTCCACTGGGCTGGAACAAACAGAGCTTGTCACcaaacacatttaaatgtttctttttttctttttaaagcagcattattcaAGCTAGAGCCTTTGGCTTTTCAAATCCCCTGGCATAACCCTGAGATTGGAAATTTGGATTGGGGAGACCCAGGCTTCAATCCTCACTCAAGCCAAGAATCCCATGGGTGACCTTCTTTCAGGCTAATGAactccacaggattgttgtgtaGATAAAATGGGGATGGGGCTGTACggtgccttgagctccttggaggaaaggtaggataaaagtgaaacaaacaaataaataacatagTGGGTGCTCTCAGTGACATTTTGCTGCATGTGATGACCCTCAAAACCTGCTGTCCCATCATGGTTGGGCCACAATGCTACTTGCCAGATGAGGAATGAACAGAGGTGGACTCAAGAAAGACATTTCCAAACCCCATGCAGATCTCATCTTCATCTCACCTgcttggaattatttatttatttatattaaatgagttgcttcataaaaatgaacccaaagtgacatacaataaaaagattaaaagcaatataaaactaacactttttaaaataaaaagcacatggataagatggtggaacagcccaccccctaaaagaggctataacgtcaaaagccctccaaaaaccctccaaaaaattTAAGAGttgaatgcctgggaaaagaggaatgtttttgcctggttccTAAAGATAGATAATTATGGAGCCAGGCATacctttctggggagagtgttccataagTGGGGGACCACCAGTGAGACTGCATGTTGAGCCTGTGCTATAGCTTCACACTTCGGAAGCACCTTTGAACAGAATAACCTGATTCCCactctcccccttttcctttgcagaagcccaACGACACGTTGGACCCCAGCTGGTGCAGCCGCTCTTACACTTCCTCCAGTATGTTGGGTGCCGACCTGCGACGGGGACGTAGACGCCTTTCCTCCAACCTGCAGGTCCCGCCATGGAAGCCCATAGACAGAGCACGCTCACCAGAGCCAGACAATGTCCAAAGGCCAACTACTCTGCCACTACGAATCCCTCCACGTATTTCTATCACCCACGCTGACCCAGACAGGTAAGGCAAAGAAGGACAGTGAAGCAGGATCATTTGGAGGGCAAGTGTGCCAATGGGGAAGCAGATTCAGACATCCTATAGATATGAGATGCTAGCACATGGTGGTAACAGTAGGAGGATATGGGGCGGGGTGGGGGATGGTTATTTGCTGTGTTGCATTTGCATCCATCtgataagagaaggataggaacAACTTTTGCACTAATATGAGGGCAGGAGTCTAAGCAGAAGAGTTATGCAAACACATGTTTTGCACCAGTGTCTCAATGATACCCAAAATCTTTGTTACCATATTGCCAGTGTATAATTTACAGGAGAACTCTGGATCTGCAAATG is from Rhineura floridana isolate rRhiFlo1 chromosome 3, rRhiFlo1.hap2, whole genome shotgun sequence and encodes:
- the LOC133379142 gene encoding cAMP-specific 3',5'-cyclic phosphodiesterase 4B-like isoform X1, producing the protein MKKSCSVLAVTADEKPNDTLDPSWCSRSYTSSSMLGADLRRGRRRLSSNLQVPPWKPIDRARSPEPDNVQRPTTLPLRIPPRISITHADPDSCYAEVSSY
- the LOC133379142 gene encoding cAMP-specific 3',5'-cyclic phosphodiesterase 4B-like isoform X2 yields the protein MKKSCSVLAVTADEKPNDTLDPSWCSRSYTSSSMLGADLRRGRRRLSSNLQVPPWKPIDRARSPEPDNVQRPTTLPLRIPPRISITHADPDRL